One part of the Streptomyces lydicus genome encodes these proteins:
- the bcp gene encoding thioredoxin-dependent thiol peroxidase has translation MSERLQPGDTAPAFTLPDADGKQVSLADHQGRKVIVYFYPAALTPGCTKQACDFTDNLDFLAGHGYDVIGISPDKPEKLAKFREKEDLKVTLLGDPDKQVLESYGAFGEKKLYGKTVTGVIRSTVVIDEDGKVERALYNVKATGHVAKIIKDLGL, from the coding sequence ATGAGCGAGCGACTGCAGCCCGGCGACACCGCCCCCGCCTTCACCCTGCCCGACGCGGACGGCAAGCAGGTCTCGCTCGCCGACCACCAGGGCCGCAAGGTCATCGTCTACTTCTACCCGGCCGCCCTCACCCCCGGCTGCACCAAGCAGGCGTGCGACTTCACCGACAACCTCGACTTCCTCGCCGGCCACGGCTACGACGTCATCGGCATCTCCCCCGACAAGCCGGAGAAGCTCGCCAAGTTCCGCGAGAAGGAAGACCTCAAGGTCACCCTCCTCGGCGACCCCGACAAGCAGGTCCTCGAAAGCTACGGCGCCTTCGGCGAGAAGAAGCTCTACGGCAAGACCGTCACCGGCGTCATCCGCTCCACCGTCGTCATCGACGAGGACGGCAAGGTCGAGCGCGCCCTGTACAACGTCAAGGCCACCGGCCACGTCGCCAAGATCATCAAGGACCTGGGGCTGTAA
- a CDS encoding DUF3618 domain-containing protein — protein MAEARTPAQIEADIAFRRQELAVTLDEIGVRLHPKTIMDEAKAKAAAAVDRTAGRAYVAANRAVSDVRAQLVSEDGTPRLERIVPVALVGVAVVGLLTLRVRRRG, from the coding sequence GTGGCGGAGGCCAGGACCCCGGCGCAGATCGAGGCGGACATCGCCTTCAGGCGGCAGGAGCTCGCCGTCACGCTCGACGAGATCGGTGTGCGGCTGCACCCGAAGACGATCATGGATGAGGCGAAGGCGAAGGCGGCGGCCGCGGTCGACCGTACGGCGGGGCGGGCCTATGTGGCCGCCAACCGTGCGGTGTCGGACGTGCGGGCGCAGTTGGTGTCGGAGGACGGCACGCCGCGGCTGGAACGGATCGTTCCGGTCGCGTTGGTCGGTGTGGCCGTGGTCGGTCTGCTGACGCTGCGTGTCAGGCGGCGTGGCTGA
- a CDS encoding GroES family chaperonin — translation MLHDRVLVRTDIPEGERRSSGGIVIPATAAVGRRLAWAEVVAVGQNVRTVEVGDRVLYDPEDRAEVEVRGVAYVLMRERDLHAVAAERLEGAEDATGLYL, via the coding sequence ATGCTGCACGACCGCGTGCTGGTCCGGACGGACATTCCGGAGGGCGAGCGGCGCTCGTCCGGGGGCATCGTCATTCCCGCGACCGCGGCGGTGGGCCGGCGCCTGGCCTGGGCCGAGGTGGTCGCCGTGGGGCAGAACGTGCGGACCGTCGAGGTGGGGGACCGGGTGCTGTACGACCCGGAGGACCGGGCGGAGGTCGAGGTGCGCGGGGTGGCGTACGTGCTGATGCGTGAGCGGGACCTGCACGCGGTGGCCGCGGAGCGGCTGGAGGGCGCGGAGGACGCGACGGGGCTGTATCTGTAG
- a CDS encoding DMT family transporter produces the protein MAWVLLVVAGLLEVGWSVGMKFTEGFTRLWPSVFTGAGIVVSMLLLSYAARTLPIGTAYGVWVGIGAAGAAVVGMVVLGEPATAARMFFICLLLVAVVGLKATSGH, from the coding sequence ATGGCGTGGGTGCTGCTCGTGGTCGCCGGTCTGCTGGAGGTGGGCTGGTCGGTGGGGATGAAGTTCACCGAGGGCTTCACCCGGTTGTGGCCGAGTGTGTTCACCGGCGCGGGGATCGTCGTCAGCATGCTGTTGCTCTCGTACGCGGCGAGGACTCTGCCGATCGGCACGGCCTACGGGGTGTGGGTCGGTATCGGCGCGGCGGGGGCCGCGGTGGTGGGGATGGTGGTGCTGGGTGAGCCGGCGACGGCGGCCCGGATGTTCTTCATCTGTCTGCTGCTGGTGGCGGTCGTCGGTCTGAAGGCGACGTCGGGCCACTGA
- a CDS encoding transglycosylase domain-containing protein, with the protein MSGPRTGWRRALPSWRTMLGTVLLFLLLVIGALIAGYLLVDIPPANSAAKAQSNVYLYSDGTELARDGEVNRQNVRLSQIPKTVQQAVLAAEDRDFYSESAVDPAAMLRAAWNTVTGKGKQSGSTITQQYVKNYYLAQEQTLTRKTKEFFIAIKLDREVSKDNILLGYLNSSYYGRNAYGIQAAAQAYYGRDSEQLTTAQGAYLATLLNAPSAYDLTAHPGNRPRVTARWNYVLDGMVKQKWLSPAERAAMRFPAPRPAKTSPGLTGQRGYLVEAVKDYLTDHRILGEATLRAGGYRITTTLSRRRQNAFVAAVNTHLMDRLDDSRPADRNVRAGGASIDPRNGRVVALYGGIDFAKQYVNSATRTDYQVGSTFKPIVFASAVQNRATTQDGTPITPNTVYDGTNKRMTVSDGHATGFAPANEDDRSYGPITVTEATDKSVNAVYAQMGIDVGPDKVKDTAVDLGIPADTPGLAASHGAIALGTATPSVLDMTQVYATLAQHGSRRPYTLVDKVTRSDEEIELPDRERIDALPREAADTTTAMLRSVVEGGTGTAAQGAGRPAAGKTGTAEEDKAAWFAGYTPDLATVVAVLGQNPDTAAQEPLYGAAGLARVNGGDFPAEIWADYTAAALRGRPVRDFDLHLADGAEPSPSEEPSDSASPSPSDSDSPTTGPSGTPTTPAPTTGAPTPPATLPPSPTFPTPTPPTTQPTQDWPTVGPGDDFERRLRSRWWTAMARQ; encoded by the coding sequence ATGAGCGGACCACGCACAGGCTGGCGCCGGGCCCTGCCCAGCTGGCGCACGATGCTCGGCACCGTGCTGCTGTTCCTGCTGCTCGTCATCGGCGCGCTGATCGCCGGGTACCTCCTCGTCGACATCCCGCCGGCCAACAGCGCCGCCAAGGCCCAGAGCAACGTCTACCTCTACTCCGACGGCACCGAACTCGCCCGCGACGGCGAGGTCAACCGGCAGAACGTGCGGCTCAGCCAGATCCCCAAAACCGTCCAGCAGGCCGTGCTCGCCGCCGAGGACCGCGACTTCTACTCGGAGTCCGCCGTCGACCCCGCCGCCATGCTCCGCGCCGCCTGGAACACCGTCACCGGCAAGGGCAAGCAGTCCGGTTCCACCATCACCCAGCAGTACGTGAAGAACTACTACCTCGCCCAGGAGCAGACCCTCACCCGCAAGACCAAGGAGTTCTTCATCGCCATCAAGCTGGACCGCGAGGTCAGCAAGGACAACATCCTGCTGGGCTACCTCAACTCCAGCTACTACGGCCGCAACGCCTACGGCATCCAGGCCGCCGCCCAGGCGTACTACGGCCGCGACTCCGAGCAGCTGACCACCGCTCAGGGCGCCTACCTCGCCACCCTCCTCAACGCGCCCAGCGCCTACGACCTCACCGCCCACCCCGGGAACCGGCCGCGGGTGACGGCCCGCTGGAACTACGTCCTCGACGGCATGGTCAAACAGAAGTGGCTCAGCCCCGCCGAACGGGCCGCGATGCGCTTCCCCGCACCCCGCCCCGCCAAGACCTCCCCCGGCCTCACCGGCCAACGCGGCTACCTCGTCGAAGCCGTCAAGGACTACCTCACCGACCACCGGATCCTCGGCGAGGCCACCCTGCGGGCCGGCGGCTACCGCATCACCACCACCCTCAGCAGACGCCGCCAGAACGCCTTCGTCGCCGCGGTCAACACCCACCTGATGGACCGGCTCGACGACTCCCGCCCCGCCGACCGCAACGTCCGCGCCGGCGGCGCCTCCATCGACCCCCGCAACGGCCGGGTCGTCGCCCTCTACGGCGGCATCGACTTCGCCAAGCAGTACGTCAACAGCGCCACCCGCACCGACTACCAGGTCGGCTCCACCTTCAAGCCGATCGTCTTCGCCTCCGCCGTCCAGAACCGCGCCACCACCCAGGACGGCACCCCCATCACCCCCAACACCGTCTACGACGGCACCAACAAACGCATGACGGTCAGCGACGGCCACGCCACCGGCTTCGCCCCCGCCAACGAGGACGACCGCTCCTACGGCCCGATCACCGTCACCGAGGCCACCGACAAATCCGTCAACGCCGTCTACGCCCAGATGGGCATCGACGTCGGCCCCGACAAGGTCAAGGACACCGCCGTCGACCTGGGCATCCCCGCCGACACCCCCGGCCTCGCCGCCTCCCACGGCGCGATCGCGCTGGGCACCGCCACCCCCAGCGTCCTGGACATGACGCAGGTCTACGCCACCCTCGCCCAGCACGGCAGCCGACGGCCCTACACCCTCGTCGACAAGGTCACCCGCAGCGACGAGGAGATCGAACTGCCCGACCGCGAACGCATCGACGCCCTCCCCCGTGAGGCCGCCGACACCACCACCGCGATGCTCCGCAGCGTCGTCGAGGGCGGCACCGGCACCGCCGCCCAGGGCGCCGGACGGCCGGCGGCCGGCAAGACCGGCACCGCGGAGGAGGACAAGGCCGCGTGGTTCGCGGGCTACACACCCGACCTCGCCACCGTCGTCGCCGTACTCGGCCAGAACCCCGACACCGCCGCCCAGGAGCCCCTCTACGGCGCGGCCGGCCTGGCCCGCGTCAACGGCGGCGACTTCCCCGCCGAGATCTGGGCCGACTACACCGCCGCCGCCCTCCGCGGACGCCCCGTCCGCGACTTCGACCTGCACCTGGCCGACGGCGCCGAACCCTCACCGTCCGAGGAACCCTCCGACAGCGCCTCCCCGTCGCCGAGCGACTCGGACTCCCCCACCACCGGCCCCTCCGGCACCCCGACGACACCCGCGCCGACCACCGGCGCCCCCACCCCGCCGGCCACCCTGCCGCCCTCCCCCACCTTCCCGACGCCCACCCCGCCGACCACCCAACCCACCCAGGACTGGCCCACCGTGGGCCCCGGCGACGACTTCGAGCGGCGGCTGCGCTCACGCTGGTGGACGGCGATGGCCCGGCAATGA
- a CDS encoding ABC transporter permease, translating to MWCVAVAAGSFRRYATYRVATAAGVFTNTVFGFIVAYAYLALWAERPHLGGYDRAQALAFVWIAQALLAASALMGGGGLDELEERIRSGDVAVDLYRPADLQVWWLAADLGRAALQLIARGVVPLAVGALVFPLALPGDAATWGWFLVSVLLGVVVSFALRYLVALASFWLLDGSGLSLISGLACMFFSGMVLPLRVFPGGFGEVAQLLPWAAILQVPADVLVGARGGDGLLRGLVFQAAWAAALLALGRLVQSAATRKVVVQGG from the coding sequence GTGTGGTGCGTGGCGGTGGCGGCCGGGAGCTTCCGGCGGTACGCGACTTATCGGGTGGCCACGGCGGCCGGCGTGTTCACCAACACGGTCTTCGGCTTCATCGTCGCCTACGCCTACCTCGCGCTGTGGGCGGAGCGGCCGCATCTGGGCGGCTACGACCGGGCGCAGGCGCTGGCCTTCGTGTGGATCGCGCAGGCACTGCTGGCGGCGTCGGCGCTGATGGGCGGCGGTGGTCTGGACGAGCTGGAGGAGCGGATCCGTAGCGGCGACGTCGCAGTGGACCTCTACCGGCCCGCGGACCTGCAGGTGTGGTGGCTGGCCGCGGACCTGGGGCGGGCGGCGCTGCAGCTGATCGCCCGCGGGGTGGTGCCGCTGGCGGTGGGCGCGCTGGTCTTCCCGCTGGCGCTGCCCGGGGACGCGGCGACCTGGGGCTGGTTCCTGGTGTCGGTGCTGCTGGGGGTGGTGGTCAGTTTCGCGCTGCGCTATCTGGTGGCGCTGGCGTCGTTCTGGCTGCTCGACGGCTCGGGACTGTCCCTGATCAGCGGCCTGGCCTGCATGTTCTTCTCGGGGATGGTGCTGCCGCTGCGGGTGTTCCCCGGCGGTTTCGGCGAGGTCGCCCAGCTGCTGCCGTGGGCGGCGATCCTTCAGGTGCCGGCGGATGTGCTGGTGGGGGCGCGCGGCGGGGACGGGCTGCTGCGGGGGCTGGTGTTCCAGGCGGCGTGGGCCGCGGCGCTGCTGGCCCTGGGGCGGCTGGTGCAGTCGGCGGCGACCCGGAAGGTGGTGGTGCAGGGTGGCTAG
- a CDS encoding ABC transporter permease, giving the protein MSAYGLIVRMWVRSTLAYRASFVMMTVGNFAACALDFVAIMLMFSQIDALGGFSLPEVAFLYGTSGVALGLADLLLGSMERLGRRVRDGTLDVLLLRPAPVFAQVAADRFALRRLGRITQALLVLGWSVSRLDVEWTAGRVLMVPLMVLCGAAIFGAVFTTGAAFQFWAQDAAEVQNSFTYGGNALLQYPPTVFAKDLVRGVTFLVPLAFVNWLPALRLLGRDDPLGLPGWADFLGPGVAVLMCAGAALAWRRGLRAYRSTGS; this is encoded by the coding sequence ATGTCCGCGTACGGGCTGATCGTGCGGATGTGGGTGCGCTCGACGCTCGCCTACCGCGCGTCGTTCGTCATGATGACGGTCGGCAACTTCGCCGCCTGCGCGCTGGACTTCGTCGCGATCATGCTGATGTTCTCGCAGATCGACGCCCTCGGCGGGTTCTCGCTGCCCGAAGTGGCCTTCCTGTACGGCACGTCCGGTGTCGCGCTGGGGCTGGCGGATCTGCTGCTGGGCAGCATGGAGCGGCTGGGGCGGCGGGTGCGGGACGGCACCCTCGACGTGTTGCTGCTGCGCCCGGCGCCGGTCTTCGCGCAGGTCGCGGCGGACCGGTTCGCGCTGCGCCGGCTGGGCCGGATCACCCAGGCGCTGCTGGTGCTGGGCTGGTCGGTGTCGCGGCTGGACGTGGAGTGGACGGCCGGGCGGGTGCTGATGGTGCCGCTGATGGTCCTGTGCGGTGCCGCCATCTTCGGGGCGGTGTTCACCACGGGCGCCGCGTTCCAGTTCTGGGCCCAGGACGCGGCCGAGGTGCAGAACTCCTTCACGTACGGCGGCAACGCGCTGCTCCAGTACCCGCCGACGGTGTTCGCCAAGGACCTGGTGCGCGGGGTGACCTTCCTGGTGCCGCTGGCCTTCGTCAACTGGCTGCCCGCGCTGCGCCTGTTGGGGCGTGACGATCCTCTGGGGCTGCCGGGGTGGGCGGACTTCCTGGGGCCGGGGGTGGCGGTGCTGATGTGCGCGGGTGCCGCGCTGGCCTGGCGCCGCGGCCTGCGGGCCTACCGCAGCACCGGAAGCTGA
- a CDS encoding ABC transporter ATP-binding protein — MRTETAGGGTVPGDGVAAEPLIEVDGVEKVFSVRRRAGRLRRVRREVRAVDGLTFRVPRGEMVGYIGPNGAGKSTTVKMLTGILTPSGGRLRVAGIDPARERTRLARRIGVVFGQRTTLWWDLPLQDSYELVRRMYRVPDAVYRANLDRCVELLDLAPLLAVPVRQLSLGQRMRGDIAAALLHDPEVLYLDEPTIGLDVVSKAKVRQFLREVNAERGTTVLLTTHDLTDIEQLCRRVMVIDHGRLVYDGGLDGLRAAGEGERTLVVDLERELPPLEVPGARTVRVEGPRQWLAFPAGRSAAPLVTAVAERYPLVDLSLREPDIEEVIARLYAGAHGPPAR; from the coding sequence ATGCGTACGGAGACGGCAGGAGGCGGGACGGTGCCCGGTGACGGCGTGGCGGCGGAGCCGCTGATCGAGGTGGACGGCGTCGAGAAGGTGTTCTCGGTACGGCGCAGGGCGGGCCGGCTGCGTCGGGTCCGCCGGGAGGTGCGGGCGGTGGACGGCCTCACCTTCCGGGTGCCGCGCGGCGAGATGGTCGGCTACATCGGGCCGAACGGCGCGGGGAAGTCCACCACCGTCAAGATGCTGACCGGCATCCTCACGCCCAGCGGCGGCCGGCTGCGGGTCGCCGGCATCGATCCGGCGCGGGAACGCACCCGCCTGGCCCGCCGGATCGGGGTGGTCTTCGGCCAGCGCACCACGCTGTGGTGGGACCTGCCGCTGCAGGACTCCTACGAGCTGGTGCGGCGGATGTACCGGGTCCCCGACGCGGTCTACCGCGCCAACCTCGACCGCTGCGTGGAACTGCTGGACCTGGCGCCGCTGCTGGCCGTCCCCGTACGGCAGCTGTCCCTCGGGCAGCGGATGCGCGGCGACATCGCGGCGGCGCTGCTGCACGACCCGGAGGTGCTGTATCTGGACGAGCCGACCATCGGGCTCGACGTCGTCAGCAAGGCGAAGGTCCGGCAGTTCCTGCGCGAGGTGAACGCCGAACGCGGCACCACGGTCCTGCTGACCACGCACGACCTGACCGACATCGAGCAGCTGTGCCGCCGGGTGATGGTCATCGACCACGGGCGCCTGGTGTACGACGGCGGACTCGACGGGTTGCGGGCGGCCGGTGAGGGGGAGCGGACGCTGGTGGTGGACCTGGAGCGGGAGCTGCCGCCGCTGGAGGTGCCCGGCGCCCGCACGGTCCGGGTCGAGGGCCCCCGCCAGTGGCTGGCCTTCCCCGCCGGGCGGAGCGCGGCGCCGCTGGTCACCGCGGTCGCCGAACGCTATCCGCTGGTGGACCTGTCGCTGCGCGAGCCGGACATCGAGGAGGTGATCGCCCGGCTCTACGCGGGCGCGCACGGGCCGCCGGCACGCTGA
- a CDS encoding DUF1707 SHOCT-like domain-containing protein, producing MTEELPELRASDADRERVAEILRDALAEGRLVMEEFEERLDAAYRARTYGELEPLTADLPTGAAAPVVSSGLSLRKDTGAVTAWSERIVSGVAGSSAGVGILGGFQRKGRWTIGRRFTAVCFMGGGEIDLREANFAAREVTVTCWAFMGGVNVVVPPGVEVDVRGLGIMGGFDAHEDGTPGEPGAPRVIVRGLALMGGVGVERKLPKAERRRLKEEQRRQKSLDREERKELG from the coding sequence ATGACTGAAGAACTCCCTGAGTTGCGGGCCTCCGACGCCGACCGCGAGCGGGTCGCCGAGATCCTGCGGGACGCCCTCGCGGAGGGGCGGCTGGTGATGGAGGAGTTCGAGGAGCGCCTCGACGCGGCCTACCGGGCGCGCACGTACGGGGAGTTGGAGCCGCTCACCGCCGATCTGCCGACCGGTGCGGCGGCGCCGGTGGTGTCCTCGGGGCTGTCGCTGCGCAAGGACACCGGTGCGGTGACGGCCTGGTCGGAGCGGATCGTCAGCGGGGTGGCGGGCTCGTCGGCGGGGGTCGGCATCCTGGGCGGTTTCCAGCGCAAGGGCCGGTGGACGATCGGCCGGCGCTTCACGGCGGTCTGCTTCATGGGCGGCGGCGAGATCGACCTGCGCGAGGCGAACTTCGCCGCCCGCGAGGTCACCGTGACCTGCTGGGCGTTCATGGGCGGGGTGAACGTCGTGGTCCCGCCGGGCGTCGAGGTCGACGTCCGCGGACTGGGCATCATGGGCGGCTTCGACGCGCACGAGGACGGCACACCGGGGGAGCCCGGCGCGCCGCGGGTGATCGTCAGGGGGCTGGCGCTGATGGGCGGCGTCGGCGTGGAACGCAAACTCCCCAAGGCGGAACGCCGCCGCCTCAAGGAGGAGCAGCGCCGCCAGAAGTCCCTGGACCGCGAGGAGCGCAAGGAACTGGGCTGA
- a CDS encoding SGNH/GDSL hydrolase family protein, whose amino-acid sequence MKKSVGYALLAGLAAVVVLISTAIFVGFGGEDGGPGSSPHKQRDPAAPAVSGQWVGTWSAAAAAAEPGTLDGYAGMSIRNVVHTSVGGRGARIQLSNLYGTRPLVVSHATLALAAAPSNPTAAPGTMRRLTFGGKPAVTIPAGGAVTSDPARLKVPGDTDLLVTTYSPSPSGPATYHPYARQTSYLARGDRAEDGTGAAYTEQSPYWRYLTGVDVWSTEARGSVVAIGDSITDGITSTAGANHRWTDFLAARLRDEPGAPRYGVLNQGISGNRLLVNGSRFSPNNGPSVLSRLDRDALSRTGVKAVVVEIGLNDLFKSPRQLDPQKIVAGMRLIVREAHARGLRVTGSTLTPFGGHRGYSALLNSVRERVNHIIRSGSVYDEVVDFDKALRDPAAPFRLRPSYDSGDHLHPSDEGYRAMAAAIDLDHLRQSAPASL is encoded by the coding sequence ATGAAGAAAAGTGTGGGTTACGCCCTGCTCGCCGGTCTGGCGGCGGTGGTGGTGCTGATCTCGACCGCGATATTCGTCGGCTTCGGCGGCGAGGACGGCGGTCCCGGCAGCTCCCCGCACAAGCAGCGCGACCCCGCCGCACCGGCCGTCTCCGGGCAATGGGTCGGCACCTGGTCGGCGGCCGCGGCGGCGGCCGAGCCGGGCACCCTGGACGGCTACGCCGGCATGTCGATACGCAACGTGGTGCACACCAGCGTCGGCGGCCGCGGCGCCCGCATCCAGCTCTCCAACCTCTACGGCACCCGCCCGCTGGTGGTCAGCCACGCCACACTGGCGCTGGCCGCGGCCCCCAGCAACCCCACCGCCGCGCCCGGCACCATGCGCCGGCTGACCTTCGGCGGCAAGCCCGCGGTGACGATCCCGGCGGGCGGCGCGGTCACCAGCGACCCGGCCCGGCTGAAGGTCCCCGGCGACACCGACCTGCTGGTCACCACCTACTCCCCCTCGCCCTCCGGCCCCGCCACCTACCACCCGTACGCCCGGCAGACCTCCTACCTGGCGCGCGGCGACCGCGCCGAGGACGGCACCGGCGCCGCCTACACCGAGCAGAGCCCCTACTGGCGCTATCTGACCGGTGTGGACGTCTGGAGCACCGAGGCCCGCGGCTCGGTCGTCGCGATCGGCGACTCGATCACCGACGGCATCACCTCCACCGCCGGCGCCAACCACCGCTGGACGGACTTCCTCGCCGCGCGGCTGCGCGACGAACCCGGCGCGCCCCGCTACGGCGTCCTCAACCAGGGCATCAGCGGCAACCGCCTGCTGGTCAACGGCAGCCGCTTCTCCCCGAACAACGGCCCCAGCGTGCTCTCCCGCCTCGACCGCGACGCCCTCTCCCGCACCGGCGTGAAGGCGGTCGTCGTCGAGATCGGCCTGAACGACCTCTTCAAGTCACCGCGCCAGCTCGACCCGCAGAAGATCGTCGCGGGCATGCGGCTGATCGTCCGCGAGGCGCACGCCCGCGGCCTGCGGGTCACCGGCTCCACCCTTACGCCGTTCGGCGGACACCGCGGCTACTCCGCCCTGCTGAACTCGGTCCGCGAACGGGTCAACCACATCATCCGCTCCGGCAGCGTCTACGACGAGGTCGTCGACTTCGACAAGGCCCTGCGCGACCCCGCCGCCCCGTTCCGCCTGCGCCCCTCCTACGACTCCGGCGACCACCTCCACCCCAGCGACGAGGGATACCGCGCCATGGCCGCGGCCATCGACCTCGACCACCTCCGCCAGTCGGCCCCGGCGTCGCTGTAG
- a CDS encoding DUF445 domain-containing protein codes for MERTRADLVPESGTASPGAAARGRAAPGGGFTYGAADEERRRGVRRMKTLATGLLLAVALVYALAKWAGNAGAGGWTGFVAAAAEAGMVGALADWFAVTALFKRPMGLPIPHTAIIPTKKDQLGQSLGDFVGENFLSGEVVRLRLRSVGVGRRLGGWLAEPRNADRVTAELSTALRGALTVLRDSDVQAVVGEAITRRADAQEIAPGIGTLLERVVAEGGHTRVVDLVVARAHDWLVEHGDSVMAAVSGGAPGWTPRFVDRKVGDRVYKELLRFVTEMRDMPEHPARGAVDRFLKDFAVDLQSDPDTRARVERLKSEVLGRGEVQDLIASAWNAVRAMIVAAAEDERSELRLRVRAALLSLGRRLADEERLQGKVDRWLEGAAVYVVTTYQSEITALITDTVAGWDAEHTSKKIEAHIGRDLQFIRINGTVVGALAGLAIYTVSRALGG; via the coding sequence ATGGAACGGACGAGAGCGGACCTGGTACCGGAGAGCGGCACGGCGTCCCCGGGGGCGGCCGCGCGGGGCCGGGCGGCACCGGGCGGCGGCTTCACGTACGGCGCGGCCGACGAGGAGCGGCGGCGCGGCGTGCGCCGGATGAAGACGCTGGCCACCGGCCTGCTGCTGGCGGTCGCGCTGGTCTACGCCCTGGCGAAATGGGCCGGCAACGCCGGCGCGGGCGGCTGGACGGGGTTCGTGGCGGCGGCCGCGGAGGCCGGCATGGTCGGTGCGCTGGCCGACTGGTTCGCGGTCACCGCGCTGTTCAAGCGGCCCATGGGGCTGCCGATCCCGCACACCGCCATCATCCCGACGAAGAAGGACCAACTGGGACAGAGCCTGGGTGATTTCGTCGGGGAGAACTTCCTGTCCGGCGAGGTCGTACGGCTCCGGCTGCGCTCGGTGGGCGTCGGCCGGCGGCTCGGCGGCTGGCTGGCGGAGCCGAGGAACGCCGACCGGGTGACCGCCGAGCTGTCCACCGCGCTGCGCGGCGCACTGACCGTGCTGCGCGACTCCGACGTGCAGGCGGTGGTCGGCGAGGCGATCACCCGCCGGGCGGACGCCCAGGAGATCGCGCCCGGTATCGGCACGCTGCTGGAGCGGGTGGTCGCCGAGGGCGGCCACACGAGGGTGGTCGACCTGGTCGTCGCCCGCGCCCACGACTGGCTGGTCGAGCACGGCGACTCCGTCATGGCGGCGGTCTCCGGCGGCGCCCCCGGCTGGACCCCGCGGTTCGTGGACCGCAAGGTCGGCGACCGGGTCTACAAGGAGCTGCTGCGCTTCGTCACCGAGATGCGGGACATGCCCGAGCATCCCGCGCGCGGCGCCGTCGACCGCTTCCTCAAGGACTTCGCGGTCGACCTGCAGAGCGATCCGGACACCCGGGCCCGGGTCGAGCGGCTGAAGTCGGAGGTGCTGGGCCGCGGCGAGGTGCAGGACCTGATCGCCTCGGCCTGGAACGCGGTCCGCGCGATGATCGTGGCCGCCGCCGAGGACGAGCGCAGCGAACTGCGGCTGCGGGTGCGGGCGGCGCTGCTGTCGCTGGGCCGGCGGCTGGCCGACGAGGAACGGCTCCAGGGCAAGGTGGACCGCTGGCTGGAGGGCGCGGCCGTCTATGTGGTGACGACGTATCAGAGCGAGATCACCGCCCTGATCACCGACACCGTCGCCGGCTGGGACGCCGAGCACACCTCGAAGAAGATCGAGGCGCACATCGGCCGTGACCTGCAGTTCATCCGCATCAACGGCACGGTCGTCGGCGCGCTGGCCGGCCTCGCCATCTACACCGTCTCCCGGGCGTTGGGCGGCTGA
- a CDS encoding class E sortase, with product MRERIPVVVQGRRRPRRARGARALWTGAELAVTAGAVLLLLVAHQLWWTNRQARDAARDEVTQLERQWRQAGTPSPGPAPARGDRTPAGDRTSSGDGGTRPAPAPGPAARRAAGAAPGPGLGYAVLRIPRLGVTAPVAEGTGKSAVLDKGYVGHYRHTAQPGEAGNAALAGHRNTHGEPFRHLDLLRPGDTVLVDTAAARYTYVVRRILPRTTPGDGTVLAAVPHSTVHPAYRFTAPAAYLTLTTCTPAYTSTYRLVVWGVLRSTQSR from the coding sequence GTGCGGGAGCGGATACCGGTAGTCGTGCAGGGGCGGCGGCGCCCCCGCCGCGCGCGCGGCGCGCGGGCGCTGTGGACGGGCGCGGAGCTGGCCGTGACGGCCGGCGCCGTCCTGCTGCTGCTCGTCGCGCACCAGCTGTGGTGGACGAACCGTCAGGCGCGGGACGCGGCGCGGGACGAGGTGACGCAGCTGGAGCGGCAGTGGCGGCAGGCCGGTACGCCGTCGCCCGGCCCGGCCCCCGCGCGCGGGGACCGCACGCCTGCCGGGGACCGTACGTCGTCCGGCGACGGCGGCACCCGGCCGGCCCCGGCCCCCGGTCCGGCCGCCCGCCGGGCCGCCGGGGCCGCGCCCGGGCCCGGCCTCGGGTACGCCGTGCTGCGCATCCCGCGCCTCGGCGTCACCGCCCCCGTGGCCGAGGGCACCGGCAAGTCCGCGGTCCTCGACAAGGGGTACGTCGGGCACTACCGGCACACCGCGCAGCCCGGCGAGGCCGGCAACGCCGCGCTGGCGGGGCACCGCAACACCCACGGCGAGCCGTTCCGCCACCTCGACCTGCTGAGACCGGGGGACACCGTCCTCGTCGACACCGCCGCCGCCCGCTACACCTACGTGGTGCGGCGGATCCTGCCGCGGACCACCCCGGGCGACGGCACCGTGCTGGCGGCCGTCCCGCACAGCACCGTGCACCCCGCCTACCGGTTCACCGCGCCCGCCGCCTATCTGACGCTGACGACCTGTACGCCCGCCTACACCTCGACCTACCGGCTCGTGGTCTGGGGCGTGTTGCGGTCGACACAGTCGAGGTGA